A genomic stretch from Meriones unguiculatus strain TT.TT164.6M chromosome 15, Bangor_MerUng_6.1, whole genome shotgun sequence includes:
- the LOC110558178 gene encoding speedy protein E4A isoform X2 → MAAGEPSSQSEEQCPQLSTTVSSPVLDEDIPGYQEPRVEASPQAPSTSPKRNRDLSDSEDDLAELVDPEPQPLWSVETLCGLRMKLKRRRVSTVRPEHHKVFTRLLEDPVVKKFLAWDKMLRVSDKYLLSMVIAYFSRAGLFSWQYRPIHFFLALYLASDMEEDNQAPKQDIFYFLYGKSYAQRPMFHKLRFQFIRSMGWKIWVSREECEEIQAYNPELWVWARDRTNLT, encoded by the exons ATGGCTGCCGGTGAACCATCCTCGCAGTCTGAGGAACAGTGTCCCCAGCTGAGCACCACGGTGTCCTCACCGGTGTTGGATGAAGACATCCCAGGTTACCAGG AGCCAAGAGTGGAGGCCAGCCCCCAGGCTCCATCCACCAGCCCAAAGAGGAATAGGGACTTGTCGGATTCTGAGGATGACCTTGCCGAGCTGGTGGACCCTGAACCTCAGCCGCTGTGGTCCGTGGAGACCCTGTGCGGCCTCAGGATGAAGCTGAAGAGGCGGCGCGTGTCTACCGTGCGGCCTGAGCACCACAAGGTCTTCACCAGGCTGCTGG AGGATCCTGTGGTGAAAAAATTCCTGGCCTGGGACAAGATGCTGCGGGTGTCTGACAAG tACCTCTTGTCTATGGTCATAGCCTATTTCAGCCGTGCTGGGCTCTTCTCCTGGCAGTACAGGCCCATCCACTTCTTCCTGGCTCT GTACCTGGCTAGTGACATGGAGGAGGACAACCAGGCACCTAAACAGGACATTTTTTACTTCCTCTATGGGAAGAGCTATGCCCAGCGCCCCATGTTCCACAAACTACGGTTCCAGTTCATTCGGTCCATGGGCTGGAAGATCTGGGTGTCCCGAGAGGAGTGCGAAGAG ATCCAGGCTTACAACCCGGAGCTGTGGGTGTGGGCACGAGATCGCACCAACCTCACCTAG
- the LOC110558178 gene encoding speedy protein E4A isoform X1 produces MGEGTPGVDSARVQEEERIDESLGFVEGGLQVGRIMTAGQLSLCSEEQSPQLGFTKPSSGVVVDGEISGLSEPRVEASPQAPSTSPKRNRDLSDSEDDLAELVDPEPQPLWSVETLCGLRMKLKRRRVSTVRPEHHKVFTRLLEDPVVKKFLAWDKMLRVSDKYLLSMVIAYFSRAGLFSWQYRPIHFFLALYLASDMEEDNQAPKQDIFYFLYGKSYAQRPMFHKLRFQFIRSMGWKIWVSREECEEIQAYNPELWVWARDRTNLT; encoded by the exons ATGGGGGAAGGGACGCCAGGCGTGGACTCAGCCAGAGtccaggaggaggagaggataGATGAGAGTCTGGGATTTGTGGAAGGGGGGCTACAGGTTGGGAGAATCATGACTGCTGGCCAACTGTCACTGTGTTCTGAGGAACAGAGCCCTCAGCTGGGCTTCACCAAGCCTTCATCTGGGGTGGTGGTGGATGGGGAGATCTCAGGACTATCAG AGCCAAGAGTGGAGGCCAGCCCCCAGGCTCCATCCACCAGCCCAAAGAGGAATAGGGACTTGTCGGATTCTGAGGATGACCTTGCCGAGCTGGTGGACCCTGAACCTCAGCCGCTGTGGTCCGTGGAGACCCTGTGCGGCCTCAGGATGAAGCTGAAGAGGCGGCGCGTGTCTACCGTGCGGCCTGAGCACCACAAGGTCTTCACCAGGCTGCTGG AGGATCCTGTGGTGAAAAAATTCCTGGCCTGGGACAAGATGCTGCGGGTGTCTGACAAG tACCTCTTGTCTATGGTCATAGCCTATTTCAGCCGTGCTGGGCTCTTCTCCTGGCAGTACAGGCCCATCCACTTCTTCCTGGCTCT GTACCTGGCTAGTGACATGGAGGAGGACAACCAGGCACCTAAACAGGACATTTTTTACTTCCTCTATGGGAAGAGCTATGCCCAGCGCCCCATGTTCCACAAACTACGGTTCCAGTTCATTCGGTCCATGGGCTGGAAGATCTGGGTGTCCCGAGAGGAGTGCGAAGAG ATCCAGGCTTACAACCCGGAGCTGTGGGTGTGGGCACGAGATCGCACCAACCTCACCTAG